Proteins from a single region of Streptomyces glaucescens:
- a CDS encoding helix-turn-helix domain-containing protein: MTDGYEVPGTTVTVVLPAVVARVTALADRLGVPHAEVFDTARLSVACGVPEPVVKDLLRGRPAGEPDVQARFLQRLDLLRRTRLKPNGRRYTQQEIADGAGMSRQQAGALINGDRRPTMEHCDAIQRFFRVHAGFLTAEDPEALAGALQRTEQDLLQKLADREREAAAGAPDDPLERLLQDHGVRGIAWRAAQLPSDQHRDKVAEWLDMLLESVKRPER; the protein is encoded by the coding sequence GTGACGGATGGCTACGAGGTTCCGGGCACCACGGTGACGGTTGTGCTGCCGGCCGTGGTCGCCCGCGTCACCGCCCTCGCCGACCGGCTCGGCGTGCCGCACGCCGAGGTCTTCGACACCGCCCGGCTGTCCGTCGCCTGCGGAGTCCCCGAGCCGGTGGTCAAGGATCTGCTGCGCGGCCGGCCCGCCGGGGAGCCCGATGTCCAGGCGCGCTTCCTGCAGCGGCTGGACCTGCTGCGGCGCACCCGGCTCAAGCCCAACGGCCGCCGGTACACGCAGCAGGAGATAGCCGACGGTGCCGGCATGTCCCGGCAGCAGGCCGGCGCGCTCATCAACGGCGACCGCCGCCCCACCATGGAGCACTGCGACGCCATCCAGCGTTTCTTCCGCGTGCACGCCGGCTTCCTGACCGCCGAGGACCCCGAGGCGCTGGCCGGCGCCCTGCAGCGGACCGAGCAGGACCTCCTCCAGAAGCTCGCCGACCGCGAGCGGGAGGCCGCCGCCGGCGCTCCCGACGACCCGCTGGAGCGACTGCTCCAGGACCACGGCGTGCGCGGGATCGCCTGGCGGGCCGCCCAACTGCCCAGTGACCAGCACCGCGACAAGGTCGCCGAGTGGCTGGACATGCTCCTGGAGAGCGTCAAGCGGCCCGAGCGCTGA
- a CDS encoding metallophosphoesterase family protein — MTSTAGGSGRLLAISDLHIAYEENRALVERLRPETDDDWLLVAGDVAESVSSIEWALKTLAGRFRKVVWVPGNHELWTHPSDPVTLRGAARYEHLVEMCRRLDVLTPEDPYPVWEGPGGPVVIAPLFLLYDYSFLPEGCATKEEGLAYAHRTGIVCTDEYLLHPDPYPTREDWCRARVAGTEARLAALPEDLPTVLVNHWPLHRHPTEVLWYPEFAMWCGTRLTDDWHRRFRVEAMVYGHLHIPRTTVHEGVRFEEVSVGYPREWRKRPNPPGRPRRVLPRED; from the coding sequence GTGACATCGACGGCCGGTGGTTCCGGGCGGCTGCTCGCCATCAGCGACCTGCACATCGCGTACGAGGAGAACCGGGCGCTGGTCGAGAGGCTGCGCCCGGAGACCGACGACGACTGGCTCCTCGTGGCCGGTGACGTCGCGGAGTCGGTGTCCTCGATCGAGTGGGCGCTGAAGACCCTCGCCGGGCGCTTCCGCAAGGTCGTCTGGGTCCCCGGCAACCACGAGCTGTGGACCCATCCCTCCGACCCCGTCACCCTGCGCGGCGCCGCCCGCTACGAGCACCTGGTCGAGATGTGCCGGCGCCTGGACGTCCTCACCCCGGAGGACCCGTACCCCGTGTGGGAGGGCCCCGGCGGCCCGGTCGTCATCGCCCCGCTGTTCCTCCTCTACGACTACTCCTTCCTCCCCGAGGGCTGCGCCACGAAGGAGGAGGGACTGGCGTACGCGCACCGGACCGGGATCGTGTGCACCGACGAGTACCTGCTGCACCCCGATCCCTACCCCACCCGCGAGGACTGGTGCCGGGCCAGGGTCGCCGGGACCGAGGCGCGGCTCGCCGCGCTCCCGGAGGACCTGCCCACCGTCCTGGTCAACCACTGGCCGCTGCACCGGCATCCCACCGAGGTGCTGTGGTACCCGGAGTTCGCCATGTGGTGCGGCACCCGGCTGACCGACGACTGGCACCGCCGCTTCCGGGTCGAGGCCATGGTCTACGGCCATCTGCACATCCCGCGGACCACCGTGCACGAGGGCGTCCGCTTCGAGGAGGTGTCGGTGGGCTACCCCCGTGAATGGCGCAAGCGCCCGAATCCGCCGGGCCGTCCGCGCCGCGTACTCCCCAGGGAGGACTGA
- a CDS encoding phosphatase PAP2 family protein, which yields MNARTEPAPAEPDSATARPPLVRELLLVAGLFVLYKLGRRLATGHTDAAFANARHVWDLERALSLPGEGAVQSLLLHGDLLVRAANTYYATVHFPATAAFLIWLYLRRPGHYRWARRALAAVTAAALVLHLAFPLAPPRMLAAAGLTDTGRVYGPSVYGPPATDTLSNQFAAMPSLHFGWALMVALGLIAATRSRLRWLWLAHPLLTLLVIVGTANHYWLDSLVAAALLALALAVLRPPPRTTAPARVRRMPAAGAAAVPAHGPGAPPPSGAPAAPPELVEAGR from the coding sequence ATGAACGCCCGCACCGAGCCTGCGCCAGCGGAGCCGGACAGCGCGACAGCGCGGCCGCCGCTCGTCAGGGAGCTCCTGCTCGTCGCAGGGCTCTTCGTCCTCTACAAGCTCGGCCGCCGGCTGGCGACCGGTCACACGGACGCGGCGTTCGCCAACGCGCGTCACGTGTGGGACCTGGAGCGCGCGCTGTCGCTGCCCGGCGAAGGGGCCGTGCAGTCCCTGCTGCTGCACGGGGACCTCCTGGTCCGCGCCGCGAACACGTACTACGCGACCGTGCACTTCCCCGCCACCGCCGCTTTCCTGATCTGGCTGTACCTGCGCCGCCCCGGCCACTACCGGTGGGCACGCCGGGCACTGGCGGCGGTGACCGCCGCCGCGCTCGTGCTGCACCTGGCCTTCCCGCTGGCCCCGCCCCGCATGCTCGCGGCTGCGGGCCTGACCGACACCGGGCGGGTGTACGGGCCGTCGGTGTACGGGCCGCCGGCCACCGACACCCTCTCCAACCAGTTCGCGGCGATGCCCTCGCTGCACTTCGGCTGGGCGCTGATGGTCGCGCTCGGGCTGATCGCCGCGACCCGCTCCCGCCTGCGGTGGCTCTGGCTGGCGCACCCGCTGCTGACCCTGCTGGTGATCGTGGGCACGGCGAACCACTACTGGCTCGACTCCCTCGTCGCCGCGGCCCTGCTCGCCCTCGCCCTCGCCGTGCTGCGCCCGCCGCCGCGGACGACCGCCCCGGCGCGCGTGCGCCGGATGCCCGCGGCCGGGGCCGCCGCCGTGCCGGCCCACGGTCCCGGCGCGCCACCGCCGTCCGGCGCGCCCGCCGCGCCGCCCGAGCTGGTGGAGGCGGGCCGGTGA
- a CDS encoding ATP-grasp domain-containing protein, with protein MVSRVRVWLNRTYAENVFFMDQLRRNPGDRAVEIHATHGDPDSPVLAAADTAELEPEGLSPAAYVDYALGVCARRGIDVFVPRLHQAAIVAHRAQFEALGTALLAPPPQAVAVFQDKVTAYEAVQAIGVPVPPWWRVRDAGELVAAVDALEAAGHRACFKPVSGAGGVGFRVVTRAPFSLRHLEGFPSPHVPLDLVVESLHRAGEPVDWLVMPRLEQPEVSVDCLTGPDNRVRLAVGRTKNGRRRGFTLHEQWLEPARRIAEGFGLHHLSNIQFRMFGERPVLMDVNTRPAGGLHQLSLCGINAPWAAVRMALGDDPGEITPPFLGQDYTVVAGPRPVRQVSVPHQRSGSVGLAAEVVPL; from the coding sequence ATGGTCTCTCGCGTACGCGTCTGGCTCAACCGCACGTACGCGGAGAACGTGTTCTTCATGGATCAGCTGCGCCGAAATCCCGGTGACCGCGCCGTCGAGATCCACGCGACCCACGGGGACCCGGACTCGCCCGTGCTGGCCGCCGCCGACACCGCGGAGCTGGAACCCGAGGGGCTGTCGCCCGCGGCGTACGTGGACTACGCCCTCGGCGTGTGCGCGCGGCGCGGGATCGACGTCTTCGTGCCGCGGCTGCACCAGGCGGCGATCGTGGCGCACCGGGCGCAGTTCGAGGCGCTGGGCACCGCGCTGCTGGCGCCGCCGCCGCAGGCGGTGGCCGTGTTCCAGGACAAGGTGACCGCGTACGAGGCCGTCCAGGCGATCGGGGTGCCGGTACCGCCGTGGTGGCGGGTCCGTGACGCCGGCGAACTGGTCGCGGCCGTCGATGCGTTGGAGGCGGCCGGGCACAGGGCGTGCTTCAAGCCGGTGTCCGGTGCGGGCGGAGTGGGCTTCCGGGTCGTCACCCGCGCCCCCTTCTCGCTCCGCCACCTCGAAGGGTTCCCGTCGCCGCACGTGCCGCTCGACCTGGTGGTGGAGTCCCTGCACCGGGCCGGGGAACCGGTCGACTGGCTGGTGATGCCGCGCCTGGAGCAGCCGGAGGTGTCGGTGGACTGCCTCACGGGGCCGGACAACCGGGTGCGGCTGGCCGTGGGCCGCACCAAGAACGGGCGGCGGCGCGGGTTCACGCTGCACGAGCAGTGGCTGGAGCCGGCGCGGCGGATCGCGGAGGGTTTCGGGCTGCACCACCTGTCCAACATCCAGTTCCGGATGTTCGGCGAGCGGCCGGTGCTGATGGATGTGAACACGCGGCCCGCGGGCGGGCTGCACCAGCTCTCGCTGTGCGGGATCAACGCGCCGTGGGCCGCGGTGCGGATGGCGCTCGGGGACGACCCGGGCGAGATCACGCCGCCGTTCCTCGGGCAGGACTACACGGTGGTGGCGGGGCCGCGGCCGGTGCGGCAGGTGTCGGTGCCCCACCAGCGGTCCGGGTCCGTCGGGCTGGCGGCCGAGGTGGTCCCGCTGTAG
- a CDS encoding 4'-phosphopantetheinyl transferase family protein: protein MIEELLPDAVIAVEAHGSDEIVEAPLFPGEERFVALAVAKRRREYATVRACARRAMEKLGVPPQPVLPGERGAPQWPDGLLGSMTHCDGYCAAALVRATDLASLGIDAEPHAPLPDGVLEAVALPAERERLRALADERPEVHGDRLLFSAKESVYKAWFPLTGEWLEFSEADIEFTAEPGDRARGRFRAELLVPGPLLDGRRIGRFEGRWAVRGGLVATAVTVPRT from the coding sequence GTGATCGAGGAACTGCTGCCCGACGCGGTGATCGCCGTCGAGGCCCACGGCAGCGACGAGATCGTGGAGGCGCCGCTGTTCCCCGGCGAGGAACGGTTCGTGGCGCTGGCCGTGGCCAAGCGGCGCCGCGAGTACGCCACCGTGCGCGCCTGCGCCCGCCGCGCCATGGAGAAGCTGGGAGTCCCCCCGCAGCCGGTCCTGCCCGGCGAACGGGGCGCGCCGCAGTGGCCCGACGGGCTGCTCGGCAGCATGACCCACTGTGACGGCTACTGCGCCGCCGCGCTGGTCCGGGCCACCGACCTGGCCTCCCTCGGCATCGACGCCGAACCGCACGCTCCGCTCCCGGACGGCGTGCTGGAGGCCGTCGCCCTGCCCGCCGAGCGGGAGCGGCTGCGCGCGCTGGCCGACGAGCGGCCCGAAGTGCACGGCGACCGGCTGCTGTTCAGCGCGAAGGAGTCCGTCTACAAGGCGTGGTTCCCGCTCACCGGCGAGTGGCTGGAGTTCTCCGAGGCGGACATCGAGTTCACCGCCGAACCCGGCGACCGGGCACGCGGCCGGTTCCGCGCCGAACTCCTCGTCCCCGGGCCGCTGCTGGACGGCCGCAGGATCGGCCGCTTCGAGGGCCGCTGGGCGGTCCGCGGCGGCCTGGTGGCGACCGCGGTGACGGTACCGCGCACCTGA
- a CDS encoding phosphocholine-specific phospholipase C, whose translation MPEVNRRRFLQIAGATTAFSALAGSIERAAAVPADRRSGTIQDVEHIVVLMQENRSFDHYFGKLRGVRGFGDPRPVTLGNGKPVWHQPDGARDVLPFHPDADDLGMQFLEGLPHGWTDGQQAYHGGKYDQWIPAKGTTTMAYLTREDIPFHYALADAFTVCDAYHCSFIGSTDPNRYYLWSGHTGNDGTGGGPVLGNDELGYGWTTYPERLEKAGISWKVYQDIGDGLDAAGHWGWISDAYRGNYGDNSLLYFDSYRNAAPGDPLHDKARTGTDVKNGDGYFDRLRADVEAGTLPQVSWIAAPEAFSEHSNWPSNYGAWYIAQVLDALTADPAVWARTALFITYDENDGFFDHVVPPLPPGDASRGKSTVDVSLDLYPGDSRRPAGPYGLGPRVPMLVVSPWSKGGWVCSETLDHTSVIRFMERRFGVREPNISPWRRAICGDLTAAFDFSRPDTRPAALPDTDGYLPPDRERHPDYRPVPPAHPGMPRQERGLRPARPLKYAPLVDGSADVAAGKYTLTFASGAKAGAAFLVTSGSRADGPWTYTTEAGRTVSDTWNSAHSKGAYDLTVHGPNGFLRVFKGPNKQAGPEVTARHTGDDIELTFTNAASGTVLLKLADGYTGTTRSLRVRPGAVVRQIVRLAASRRWYDLTVTSDADPGYLRRFAGHVENGKPGVSDPAIATE comes from the coding sequence ATGCCCGAAGTCAACCGGCGCAGGTTCCTCCAGATCGCAGGGGCCACCACGGCGTTCAGCGCGCTGGCCGGCAGCATCGAGCGCGCCGCCGCCGTGCCCGCCGACCGCCGCTCGGGAACGATCCAGGACGTCGAGCACATCGTCGTGCTCATGCAGGAGAATCGTTCCTTCGACCACTACTTCGGGAAACTGCGCGGCGTCCGCGGCTTCGGCGATCCCCGCCCGGTCACCCTCGGCAACGGCAAACCCGTCTGGCACCAGCCGGACGGCGCCAGGGACGTGCTGCCCTTCCACCCGGACGCCGACGACCTCGGCATGCAGTTCCTGGAGGGACTGCCGCACGGCTGGACCGACGGCCAGCAGGCTTACCACGGCGGCAAGTACGACCAGTGGATCCCGGCCAAGGGCACCACCACCATGGCGTACCTCACCCGCGAGGACATCCCGTTCCACTACGCGCTCGCCGACGCCTTCACCGTCTGCGACGCCTACCACTGCTCGTTCATCGGCTCCACCGACCCGAACCGCTACTACCTGTGGAGCGGACACACGGGCAACGACGGCACGGGCGGCGGCCCCGTCCTCGGCAACGACGAACTGGGCTACGGCTGGACCACCTACCCCGAACGCCTGGAGAAGGCCGGGATCTCCTGGAAGGTCTACCAGGACATCGGCGACGGCCTGGACGCGGCCGGCCACTGGGGCTGGATCTCCGACGCCTACCGCGGCAACTACGGCGACAACTCCCTGCTCTACTTCGACAGCTACCGCAACGCCGCGCCCGGCGACCCGCTGCACGACAAGGCCCGCACCGGCACCGACGTCAAGAACGGCGACGGCTACTTCGACCGGCTGCGCGCCGACGTCGAGGCCGGCACCCTGCCCCAGGTGTCCTGGATCGCCGCCCCCGAGGCGTTCTCCGAGCACTCCAACTGGCCCTCCAACTACGGTGCCTGGTACATCGCGCAGGTCCTCGACGCGCTCACCGCCGACCCGGCCGTCTGGGCGAGGACGGCACTGTTCATCACGTACGACGAGAACGACGGCTTCTTCGACCACGTGGTGCCGCCGCTGCCCCCGGGCGACGCCTCCCGCGGCAAGTCCACGGTCGACGTCTCCCTCGACCTCTACCCGGGCGACAGCCGGCGCCCCGCCGGCCCCTACGGACTCGGCCCGCGCGTGCCCATGCTCGTCGTCTCACCCTGGAGCAAGGGCGGCTGGGTCTGCTCCGAGACCCTCGACCACACCTCCGTCATCCGGTTCATGGAACGCCGCTTCGGCGTCCGCGAACCGAACATCTCCCCGTGGCGGCGCGCGATCTGCGGCGACCTCACCGCCGCGTTCGACTTCTCCCGCCCGGACACCCGGCCGGCCGCGCTGCCCGACACCGACGGCTACCTTCCGCCGGACCGCGAGCGCCACCCCGACTACCGTCCGGTGCCGCCCGCGCACCCCGGCATGCCCCGGCAGGAGCGCGGCCTGCGCCCGGCCCGCCCGCTGAAGTACGCGCCGCTGGTGGACGGCTCGGCGGACGTGGCGGCCGGGAAGTACACCCTCACCTTCGCCTCGGGGGCGAAGGCCGGCGCCGCCTTCCTGGTCACCTCCGGCAGCCGCGCCGACGGCCCGTGGACCTACACCACCGAAGCCGGCAGGACCGTCTCCGACACCTGGAACTCGGCCCACTCCAAGGGCGCCTACGACCTGACCGTGCACGGCCCCAACGGCTTCCTGCGCGTCTTCAAGGGCCCGAACAAGCAGGCCGGCCCCGAGGTCACCGCCCGGCACACCGGCGACGACATCGAGCTGACCTTCACCAACGCGGCTTCCGGCACGGTGCTGCTGAAGCTGGCCGACGGCTACACGGGCACCACCCGCAGCCTGCGCGTGCGGCCCGGCGCCGTCGTCCGGCAGATCGTCCGCCTGGCGGCGAGCCGGCGCTGGTACGACCTGACGGTCACCTCCGACGCCGACCCGGGCTACCTGCGGCGCTTCGCCGGGCACGTGGAGAACGGGAAGCCCGGGGTGAGCGACCCGGCGATCGCCACCGAGTAG
- a CDS encoding DMT family transporter, translated as MNALALALVLSVFSAVAYAAAAVAQERLAARSSGSGVLRLLGGAAWWIAVALNATGALLHVVALKYGPLTVVQPLGALTLVAAVPLGARIAGRRVGAAEWRGTVLTLAGLAAVLVTASGPTPDDVLSVPEALVVAGVTAVLIGSLARPGARPGLRHATASGIASGVASALTQTVTVAATDHSGPVLDAQVIAVALLVAALATGGLLLAQAGYRGGLGAPLAMVTLANPVSAAVIGVCLLGERLQGGPAGVLLALAGAGLAARGVVLLARTPPQRAPGTATEAEAPGAAVSRPEALVPRQPQPGPGHLTPL; from the coding sequence GTGAACGCCTTGGCCCTCGCCCTCGTGCTCTCGGTGTTCTCCGCCGTCGCCTACGCGGCCGCCGCGGTCGCGCAGGAACGGCTGGCCGCGCGCAGCTCCGGCTCCGGAGTGCTGCGGCTGCTCGGCGGCGCCGCGTGGTGGATCGCGGTCGCGCTGAACGCCACCGGCGCGCTGCTGCACGTCGTCGCCCTGAAGTACGGGCCCCTGACCGTGGTGCAGCCCCTGGGCGCGCTCACGCTGGTCGCGGCGGTGCCGCTCGGCGCGCGGATCGCCGGGCGGCGGGTCGGCGCGGCCGAGTGGCGGGGCACCGTGCTCACCCTTGCGGGTCTGGCGGCGGTCCTGGTCACGGCGTCCGGGCCGACGCCCGACGACGTGCTCAGCGTCCCGGAGGCGCTGGTGGTCGCGGGGGTCACCGCGGTGCTGATCGGTTCGCTCGCCCGGCCCGGTGCCCGGCCCGGGCTGCGGCACGCCACCGCGTCCGGGATCGCCTCCGGCGTCGCCTCCGCGCTCACCCAGACCGTGACGGTCGCCGCCACGGACCACTCCGGCCCGGTGCTCGACGCCCAGGTGATCGCCGTCGCCCTGCTCGTCGCGGCACTGGCGACGGGCGGACTGCTGCTCGCGCAGGCCGGTTACCGGGGCGGCCTGGGCGCGCCGCTGGCGATGGTGACCCTGGCCAATCCGGTGTCCGCGGCGGTGATCGGCGTCTGTCTGCTCGGCGAGCGCCTCCAGGGCGGTCCCGCGGGGGTGCTGCTGGCGCTGGCGGGGGCGGGGCTCGCGGCCCGGGGCGTGGTGCTGCTGGCGCGTACGCCACCTCAGCGGGCGCCCGGCACCGCGACCGAGGCGGAGGCGCCCGGGGCCGCCGTGTCCCGGCCGGAGGCCCTGGTGCCCCGGCAGCCGCAGCCGGGCCCGGGGCACCTGACCCCGCTCTGA
- a CDS encoding DUF2510 domain-containing protein produces MTQVTPPGWYPDPGQTSDGPATERWWDGKAWTDRIRPAGPAAAWGPPTGQPAAEAGAGAVAGPGASSGPGAGPGMGPGPGAGAVYGAAAGQPGAFGQAGSPVYPAHPGYPGYPVQPPAPSRRGLRTGIAVAVAAAVLASIGVGVYALTDDDGGGASRADSQQERDGRDDGPGGQDGPFGDGEGGSGGPDDGASPGPGGPQAPEVEGGGTLADTANGISMPVPDGWTGQAMEVGAQMTSDDSYPCPGETSRTCTKGGAYSAPAALLGSRGGTAEAVAKADIAANAEESYGRGSYGEISSHRVLASKAVTVAGQKGYLVRWRAVTSKGADGLVQSLAFPSPADGDRIVVVRCGVDADQKESLLDEITEGIEAGPADGDGNGQDV; encoded by the coding sequence ATGACGCAGGTGACTCCCCCCGGGTGGTATCCCGACCCCGGGCAGACAAGTGACGGTCCCGCCACCGAGCGCTGGTGGGACGGCAAGGCATGGACGGACCGGATCCGTCCCGCGGGGCCGGCCGCCGCCTGGGGCCCGCCGACGGGGCAGCCTGCCGCGGAAGCGGGAGCCGGAGCGGTCGCCGGTCCGGGTGCGAGTTCGGGTCCGGGTGCAGGTCCGGGTATGGGCCCGGGTCCGGGTGCGGGCGCGGTGTACGGCGCCGCGGCCGGTCAGCCGGGGGCGTTCGGGCAGGCCGGTTCCCCGGTGTACCCGGCGCACCCGGGATACCCCGGGTACCCGGTGCAGCCGCCGGCGCCCTCGCGCCGCGGACTGCGCACGGGCATCGCGGTCGCGGTGGCCGCGGCGGTCCTGGCGAGCATAGGGGTCGGCGTGTACGCGCTGACCGACGACGACGGGGGCGGCGCGAGCCGTGCGGACTCGCAGCAGGAGCGGGACGGCCGGGACGACGGCCCGGGCGGGCAGGACGGCCCGTTCGGTGACGGCGAGGGCGGCTCCGGGGGACCGGACGACGGCGCGTCCCCCGGCCCCGGCGGGCCGCAGGCGCCGGAGGTGGAGGGCGGCGGCACCCTCGCCGACACCGCGAACGGCATCAGCATGCCGGTGCCGGACGGCTGGACCGGGCAGGCGATGGAGGTCGGTGCGCAGATGACGTCCGACGACAGCTACCCCTGCCCCGGTGAGACCTCCCGGACCTGCACCAAGGGCGGCGCGTACTCGGCGCCCGCCGCGCTGCTGGGCAGCAGGGGCGGCACGGCGGAGGCGGTCGCGAAGGCGGACATCGCGGCCAACGCGGAGGAGTCCTACGGCCGCGGCTCGTACGGGGAGATCTCCTCGCACCGGGTGCTGGCGTCGAAGGCGGTCACGGTGGCCGGGCAGAAGGGCTACCTGGTCCGCTGGCGGGCGGTCACGAGCAAGGGCGCCGACGGCCTGGTCCAGTCGCTGGCGTTCCCCTCCCCCGCCGACGGCGACCGGATCGTCGTGGTGCGCTGCGGGGTGGACGCCGACCAGAAGGAGTCGCTGCTCGACGAGATCACCGAGGGCATCGAGGCGGGTCCCGCGGACGGCGACGGCAACGGACAGGACGTCTGA
- a CDS encoding 6-phospho-beta-glucosidase, producing MQLTILGGGGFRVPLVYGALLGDRGEGRVDRVVLQDPDAGRLRAVSRVLAEQAAGVPDAPEVVATTDLDEALRGAAFVFSAIRVGGLEGRAHDERVALAEGVLGQETVGAGGIAYGLRTVPVAADIAARIARLAPDAWVINFTNPAGLVTEAMSRRLGDRVIGICDSPVGLGRRIARVLGAADPAEAWIDYVGLNHLGWVRGLRIAGRDELPRLLADPALLGSFEEGRLFGADWLRSLGAIPNEYLHYYYFNREAVRAYRAAERTRGAFLRDQQARFYAEAGDPAVSALAAWDRTRAEREATYMAENRQSAGAGEREADDLSGGYEKVALALMRAIARDERATLILNVRNRGTLAVLDADAVIEVPCLVDANGAHPVAVDPLPGHATGLVCSVKAVEREVLSAAESGSRATAVKAFALHPLVDSVTVARALVDGYTAVHPGLAYLR from the coding sequence GTGCAGCTGACGATTCTGGGCGGCGGCGGATTCCGGGTGCCGCTGGTGTACGGGGCACTGCTCGGGGACCGCGGGGAGGGCCGGGTGGACCGGGTCGTCCTGCAGGACCCCGACGCCGGCCGGCTGCGCGCGGTCTCCCGCGTCCTGGCCGAACAGGCCGCCGGCGTCCCCGACGCCCCCGAGGTCGTCGCCACCACCGACCTCGACGAGGCCCTGCGCGGCGCCGCCTTCGTCTTCTCCGCGATCCGCGTCGGCGGCCTGGAGGGGCGCGCGCACGACGAACGCGTGGCCCTGGCGGAGGGGGTGCTCGGCCAGGAGACGGTCGGCGCGGGCGGCATCGCCTACGGTCTGCGGACGGTCCCGGTCGCGGCGGACATCGCCGCCCGGATCGCCCGCCTCGCCCCCGACGCCTGGGTCATCAACTTCACCAACCCGGCCGGACTGGTCACCGAGGCCATGTCCCGGCGCCTCGGCGACCGCGTCATCGGCATCTGCGACTCGCCGGTCGGCCTCGGCCGCCGCATCGCCCGCGTCCTGGGCGCGGCCGACCCGGCCGAGGCGTGGATCGACTACGTCGGCCTCAACCACCTCGGCTGGGTGCGCGGCCTGCGGATCGCGGGCCGCGACGAACTCCCGCGCCTGCTCGCCGATCCCGCCCTGCTCGGCTCCTTCGAGGAGGGCAGGCTGTTCGGCGCCGACTGGCTCCGGTCGCTCGGCGCCATCCCCAACGAGTACCTGCACTACTACTACTTCAACCGCGAGGCCGTCCGCGCCTACCGCGCGGCCGAGCGCACCCGCGGTGCCTTCCTGCGCGACCAGCAGGCCCGCTTCTACGCCGAGGCGGGCGACCCGGCGGTGTCCGCCCTGGCCGCGTGGGACCGCACGCGCGCCGAACGCGAGGCCACCTACATGGCGGAGAACCGGCAGAGCGCGGGCGCCGGCGAGCGCGAGGCCGACGATCTGTCCGGCGGCTACGAGAAGGTCGCCCTCGCCCTGATGCGGGCCATCGCCCGCGACGAGCGCGCCACCCTCATCCTCAACGTCCGCAACCGCGGCACCCTCGCGGTCCTCGACGCCGACGCGGTGATCGAGGTGCCGTGCCTGGTCGACGCCAACGGGGCCCACCCGGTCGCCGTGGACCCGCTGCCCGGTCACGCCACCGGCCTGGTCTGCTCGGTCAAGGCGGTCGAGCGGGAGGTGCTGTCGGCGGCCGAGTCCGGCTCGCGCGCGACGGCGGTGAAGGCGTTCGCGCTGCACCCGCTCGTCGACTCGGTGACGGTGGCCCGCGCGCTGGTGGACGGCTACACGGCCGTCCACCCGGGCCTCGCCTACCTGCGCTGA
- a CDS encoding TetR/AcrR family transcriptional regulator: MTSQAADRPDTVVASRRSKLTPEREQEFFDAVLDQIRECGYDAVTMEGVAASTRCSKSTLYRQWKTKPQFVAAALRSSRRVRFAGIDTGSLAGDLREVARCAAAWSAKDTKLHQALGHAVMQDEELARALREALVEPEIAALEEILRRGVERGEVPAGNPALPFIPAQLFGVLRVRPVLEGRYADPDYLVRFMEAAVFPALGLT; encoded by the coding sequence ATGACGTCGCAGGCCGCGGACCGACCGGACACGGTCGTCGCCTCGCGCCGCTCCAAGCTCACGCCCGAGCGCGAGCAGGAGTTCTTCGACGCCGTCCTGGACCAGATCCGGGAGTGCGGCTACGACGCGGTCACCATGGAGGGCGTCGCCGCCAGCACCCGCTGCAGCAAGTCCACGCTGTACCGGCAGTGGAAGACGAAACCCCAGTTCGTCGCCGCGGCCCTGCGCTCCAGCCGGAGGGTGCGGTTCGCGGGCATCGACACCGGCTCGCTCGCCGGGGACCTGCGCGAGGTCGCGCGCTGCGCCGCCGCGTGGTCGGCGAAGGACACCAAGCTGCACCAGGCGCTCGGCCATGCGGTGATGCAGGACGAGGAGCTGGCCCGCGCACTGCGGGAGGCGCTGGTCGAACCGGAGATCGCGGCGCTGGAGGAGATCCTGCGCCGGGGTGTCGAACGCGGCGAGGTCCCGGCCGGCAACCCGGCACTGCCGTTCATCCCCGCGCAGCTGTTCGGCGTGCTGCGGGTCCGGCCCGTCCTCGAGGGCCGCTACGCCGACCCGGACTACCTGGTCCGGTTCATGGAGGCCGCGGTGTTCCCCGCGCTCGGCCTCACCTAG